From the genome of Eublepharis macularius isolate TG4126 chromosome 12, MPM_Emac_v1.0, whole genome shotgun sequence, one region includes:
- the LOC129339754 gene encoding vomeronasal type-2 receptor 26-like — protein MTAGMLLLLLLPLPHMMCKPDTMMCSKSETFHNVYQWYKPGDIVIGGIATHIAVLFPMISFKTHPSQEPWNDLIVMTKFYQHILALVFAVNELNENHKILPNVTLGFHIYDSFYDISYGSFEPEEDKRTDFPSFYRMASNQAFQYQGIVQLLFYFQWKWVGILTSSDDDGEQFSRNLEPLFSQNGICPAFIEILTDTLDFSDFEQLFSVSLSKIPFFLDIKVNAFVLDGEVLSIMWVAVLLRVTTAWILLSDVAYKGKISVGKVWITTAQIDFIFTTIQRNWDIQMFHGALSFNIHSKELPGFQTFLQKTNPQRTKADGFIKDFWEQAFECTFLLSSNDPEEGNKLCTGEERLESLPGPVFEMGMTGHSYSIYNAVYSLAHALHTLYISRFKHRENQNEGRISLSDVDPWQLHLILQTISFNNSAREEIVFNQHGELDLGFDITNLVTFPNNSFVRIKVGWFDSHAPLGQELSFDQYRINWHRNFMKVPPPSVCNDNCLPGYSMERKEGEKFCCYDCAPCPEGMFSNEIDMDKCITCPEGHYPNKGQDQCIPKMTSFLSFQETLGIILTFGALFFSLITAVVLGIFRMYQDTPIVKANNQNLSYVLLISILFCNLCSLLFIGQPNKVTCLFRQAAFGVIFSVAVSSVLAKTILVVLAFVASKPRNIFRNWMGKGLAPLIVSVCSLIQVIICVTWVGTSPPFPNVDMHSKTEEIVLECNDGSVTMFYCVLGYMGLLALVSFTVAFLARKLPDSFNEAKFITFSMFVFCSVWLSFVPTYLSTRGKEMVAVEIFSILASSVALLGCIFLPKCYIIIMRPDLNTPSRVREYLHCASRDRTRNNLYHRDH, from the exons ATGACGGCTgggatgttgctgttgttgctgctgcctcTTCCACACATGATGTGCAAGCCAGATACTATGATGTGCAGCAAAAGTGAAACTTTTCACAATGTATATCAATGGTACAAGCCAGGTGACATTGTTATTGGTGGGATTGCAACTCATATTGCAGTCTTGTTTCCGATGATTTCCTTCAAAACACACCCGTCTCAGGAGCCGTGGAATGATCTAAT TGTGATGACCAAGTTTTACCAGCACATCCTGGCCTTGGTATTTGCCGTCAATGAGCTCAATGAAAACCACAAGATCCTGCCCAATGTCACACTCGGCTTCCACATTTATGACAGTTTTTATGAT ATTTCCTATGGTTCATTTGAGCCTGAAGAGGATAAAAGAACAGATTTTCCTTCCTTTTATCGTATGGCCTCCAATCAAGCCTTTCAATACCAGGGAATTGTCCAGCTACTTTTCTATTTTCAATGGAAATGGGTCGGAATCCTGACTTCGAGTGATGATGATGGAGAACAGTTCTCACGCAATTTGGAGCCATTGTTCTCCCAGAATGGAATCTGTCCTGCTTTCATAGAAATACTTACAGACACTTTAGACTTCTCTGATTTTGAGCAACTTTTCTCTGTCTCATTGAGTAAAATTCCATTTTTCCTGGACATCAAAGTCAATGCATTTGTTCTAGATGGAGAAGTTTTATCCATTATGTGGGTGGCAGTCCTTCTAAGGGTGACAACAGCATGGATTCTTCTATCTGATGTTGCATATAAGGGAAAGATATCTGTAGGGAAAGTGTGGATTACGACGGCACAGATTGACTTCATATTCACAACAATACAAAGAAACTGGGATATACAGATGTTCCATGGTGCACTTTCCTTCAACATTCATTCCAAAGAGCTTCCAGGATTCCAAACATTTCTTCAGAAGACAAACCCTCAAAGGACAAAGGCTGATGGGTTCATCAAAGATTTCTGGGAGCAAGCATTTGAGTGCACATTCCTTCTGAGTTCcaacgatccggaagagggcaaTAAGTTATGTACTGGGGAGGAGAGGCTAGAGAGTCTTCCTGGGCCAGTGTTTGAAATGGGCATGACCGGCCATAGCTATAGTATCTATAATGCAGTTTATTCTTTGGCACATGCACTGCATACCTTGTACATTTCTAGATTCAAGCACAGAGAAAATCAGAATGAaggcaggatttctctttctgaTGTGGATCCCTGGCAG CTCCATTTAATTCTTCAGACGATCTCATTCAATAACAGTGCTAGAGAAGAAATTGTGTTTAATCAACATGGAGAATTAGACCTTGGATTCGATATTACAAACTTGGTCACTTTCCCAAATAACTCCTTTGTCAGAATTAAGGTTGGATGGTTTGATTCTCACGCTCCTCTAGGTCAAGAGTTGTCCTTTGATCAGTACAGAATCAACTGGCACAGAAACTTTATGAAg GTGCCTCCTCCTTCTGTATGTAATGACAATTGCCTTCCTGGGTAcagcatggaaagaaaggagggagaaaaattTTGCTGTTATGATTGTGCTCCTTGCCCAGAAGGGATGTTCTCAAATGAGATAG ACATGGATAAATGTATCACTTGCCCAGAAGGTCACTATCCAAACAAGGGACAAGATCAATGCATTCCTAAAATGACAAGCTTTCTATCCTTCCAAGAAACTTTAGGCATCATTTTAACTTTTGGGGCTCTTTTCTTTTCATTGATCACAGCTGTGGTGCTTGGTATCTTCCGTATGTACCAGGACACtcccatagtcaaagccaacaatcagAACCTGTCATATGTACTCCTAATTTCAATCCTATTTTGCaacctttgttcactgcttttcATCGGACAGCCGAACAAGGTGACCTGCCTCTTCCGACAAGCAGCTTTTGGTGTCatcttctcagtggctgtttcttcTGTTCTGGCCAAAACCATTCTTGTGGTGCTGGCTTTTGTGGCCTCTAAACCCAGAAACATTTTCAGAAACTGGATGGGGAAAGGACTAGCACCTTTGATTGTCTCTGTGTGTTCTCTTATTCAAGTCATCATCTGTGTGACCTGGGTGGGCACTTCTCCTCCATTCCCAAATGTGGACATGCACTCAAAGACAGAAGAAATTGTTCTGGAATGTAACGATGGCTCAGTCACCATGTTTTATTGTGTCCTGGGCTATATGGGCCTTTTGGCCTTGGTCAGTttcactgtggctttcctagccagaAAGTTACCAGATAGTTTCAacgaagccaagttcatcactttcagcatgttcgtcttttgcagtgtttggctctCTTTTGTCCCAACCTACCTAAGcacaagaggaaaagaaatggtggccgtggagatttTCTCCATCTTAGCTTCCAGTGTTGCATTACTGGGGTGCATCTTTTTGCCAAAATGCTATATAATTATTATGAGGCCTGATCTGAACA CCCCCAGCCGCGTCCGGGAGTACCTCCACTGCGCCAGCCGCGACCGCACCCGCAACAACCTCTACCACAGAGACCACtga
- the LOC129339755 gene encoding vomeronasal type-2 receptor 26-like — MTKFYQHILALVFAVNELNENHKILPNVTLGFHIYDSFYDVRMAYHTTLNLLFNSQKPLPNYKCGSKNDVVGVIGGLNSAISSRMAEILIQFKIPQFSYGSFEPEEDERTDFPSFYRMASNQALQYQGIVQLLLHFQWKWVGILTSSDDDGEQFSRNLEPLFSQNGICPAFIEILTDTLDFSDFEQLFSVSLSKIPFFLDIKVNAFVLDGEVLSIMWVAALLWMTTKWSHLSDFAYKGDISVGKVWITTAQIDFIFTTIQRNWDIQMFHGALSFNIHSKELPGFRTFLQKTNPQRTKADGFIKDFWEQAFECTFLLSSNDPEEGNKLCTGEERLESLPGPVFEMGMTGHSYSIYNAVYALAHASHALYSSRFKHREIQNEGMISPSDVDPWQRISFNNSAREEIVFNQHGELDLGFDITNLVTFPNNSFVRIKVGWFDSQAPLGQEFSFDQYRINWHRNIMKVPPPSVCNDNCLPGYSMERKEGEKFCCYDCAPCPEGMFSNEIDMDKCITCPEGHYPNKGQDQCIPKMTSFLSFQETLGIILTFGALFFSLITAVVLGIFRMYQDTPIVKANNQNLSYVLLVSILLCNLCSLLFIGQPNKVTCLFRQAAFGVIFSVAVSSVLAKTILVVLAFVASKPRNIFRNWMGKGLAPLIVSVCSLIQVIICVTWLGTSPPFPDVDMHSKTEEIVLECNDGSVTMFYCVLGYMGLLAFVSFTVAFLARKLPDSFNEAKFITFSMFVFCSVWLSFVPTYLSTRGKEMVAVEIFSILASSVALLGCIFLPKCYIILIRPDLNNRQPLKYNKN, encoded by the exons ATGACCAAGTTTTACCAGCACATCCTGGCCTTGGTATTTGCCGTCAATGAGCTCAATGAAAACCACAAGATCCTGCCCAATGTCACACTCGGCTTCCACATTTATGACAGTTTTTATGATGTAAGAATGGCTTACCATACAACCCTCAATCTCCTATTCAACTCACAGAAGCCTTTGCCCAATTATAAGTGTGGCTCAAAAAATGATGTAGTAGGAGTCATTGGTGGGCTGAACTCTGCTATCTCTTCACGCATGGCAGAAATCTTAATTCAATTCAAGATTCCTCAG TTTTCCTATGGTTCATTTGAGCCTGAAGAGGATGAAAGAACAGATTTTCCTTCCTTTTATCGTATGGCCTCCAATCAAGCCCTTCAATACCAGGGAATTGTCCAGCTACTTCTCCATTTCcaatggaaatgggttggaatCCTGACTTCGAGTGATGATGATGGAGAACAGTTCTCACGCAATTTGGAGCCACTGTTCTCCCAGAATGGAATCTGTCCTGCTTTCATAGAAATACTTACAGACACTTTAGACTTCTCTGATTTTGAGCAACTTTTCTCTGTCTCATTGAGTAAAATTCCATTTTTCCTGGACATCAAAGTCAATGCATTTGTTCTAGATGGAGAAGTTTTATCCATTATGTGGGTGGCAGCTCTTCTATGGATGACAACAAAATGGAGTCATCTGTCTGATTTTGCATATAAGGGAGACATATCTGTAGGAAAAGTGTGGATTACAACGGCACAGATAGACTTCATATTCACAACAATACAAAGAAACTGGGATATACAGATGTTCCATGGTGCACTTTCCTTCAACATTCATTCCAAAGAGCTTCCAGGATTCCGAACATTTCTTCAGAAGACAAACCCTCAAAGGACAAAGGCTGATGGGTTCATCAAAGATTTCTGGGAGCAAGCATTTGAGTGCACATTCCTTCTGAGTTCCAACGATCCTGAAGAGGGCAATAAGTTATGTACTGGGGAGGAGAGGCTAGAGAGTCTTCCTGGGCCAGTGTTTGAAATGGGCATGACCGGCCATAGCTATAGTATCTATAATGCAGTTTATGCTTTGGCACATGCATCACATGCCTTGTACTCTTCTAGATTCAAACACAGAGAAATTCAGAATGAAGGCATGAtttctccttctgatgtggaTCCCTGGCAG AGGATCTCATTCAATAACAGTGCTAGAGAAGAAATTGTGTTTAATCAACATGGAGAATTAGACCTTGGATTCGATATTACAAACTTGGTCACTTTCCCAAATAATTCCTTTGTCAGAATTAAGGTTGGATGGTTTGATTCTCAGGCTCCTCTAGGTCAAGAGTTCTCCTTTGATCAGTACAGAATCAACTGGCACAGAAACATTATGAAg GTGCCTCCTCCTTCTGTATGTAATGACAATTGCCTTCCTGGGTAcagcatggaaagaaaggagggagaaaaattTTGCTGTTATGATTGTGCTCCTTGCCCAGAAGGGATGTTCTCAAATGAGATAG ACATGGATAAATGTATCACTTGCCCAGAAGGTCACTATCCAAACAAGGGACAAGATCAATGCATTCCTAAAATGACAAGCTTTCTATCCTTCCAAGAAACTTTAGGCATCATTTTAACTTTTGGGGCTCTTTTCTTTTCATTGATCACAGCTGTGGTGCTTGGTATCTTCCGTATGTACCAGGACACtcccatagtcaaagccaacaatcagAACCTGTCATATGTACTCCTAGTTTCAATCCTACTTTGCaacctttgttcactgcttttcATCGGACAGCCGAACAAGGTGACCTGCCTCTTCCGACAAGCAGCTTTTGGCGTCatcttctcagtggctgtttcttcTGTTCTGGCCAAAACCATTCTTGTGGTGCTGGCTTTTGTGGCCTCTAAACCCAGAAACATTTTCAGAAACTGGATGGGGAAAGGACTGGCACCTTTGATTGTCTCTGTGTGTTCTCTTATTCAAGTCATCATCTGTGTGACATGGCTGGGTACTTCTCCTCCATTCCCAGATGTGGACATGCACTCAAAGACAGAAGAAATTGTACTGGAATGTAACGATGGCTCAGTCACCATGTTTTATTGTGTCCTGGGCTATATGGGCCTTTTGGCCTTCGTCAGTttcactgtggctttcctagccagaAAGTTACCGGATAGTTTCAACGAAGCgaagttcatcaccttcagcatgttcgtcttttgcagtgtttggctctCTTTTGTCCCAACCTACCTAAGcacaagaggaaaagaaatggtgGCTGTGGAGATTTTCTCCATCTTAGCTTCCAGTGTTGCATTACTGGGGTGCATCTTTTTGCCAAAATGCTATATAATTCTTATAAGGCCTGATCTGAACAATAGACAACcactaaaatataataaaaattaa